In Terriglobus aquaticus, the genomic window TTCCCAAACTTTGGCGCGATCAACCAGGTGGAATCCATTGCGAACGGCAACTACAACGGCCTGCAAGCCACGCTGCGCAGCAACCGCTGGCACGGCCTGACCGCTCAGGTGAACTACACCTGGAGCCACTCGCTGGACACCATGACGCAGTACCGCGCGCGCCTGCCCCAGGACAGTCGCAACTTCAAGGCTGAGTATGGCAACTCCGATTACGACACGCGGCATGCTGCCAACGGAGCCATCTCCTATGACATCCCGCGCTTGACTGGCGGTCCGCGCCGGCTGACCGAAGGTTGGCAGGTGAATGCCGCGTTTAACCTGCACGGTGGCCAGCCTTTCAACATCGTCACCGCTTCCGACAACAGCGGAACTGCCGACCGTTACCAGCGCCCCAACGTGACCGGAGCGTCCGCGGCCACAGCGCACACTTTCGTCCCCAACGGAGCTTCGCGCTACGTGCAGTGGATCAGCCCGGGAGCATTTGCCCAGCCGGCCGCAGGCACCTTCGGCAACCTGCGGCGTAACGCGTTCTACGGTCCTGGTTACGCGGACACTGACGTGTCGCTGTTCAAGACCACAAAGCTGGCCGAGCGCGTCAGCCTCCAGCTCCGGGTGGAGATGTTCAACGTCGGTAATCGCATCAACCTGGCTCCGCCCAGCGCTAGCTTTGGCTCGGCCAGCTTTGGCCGCGTGACTGACACGATCGGCGATTACAACGGCGCTCCTGGGATTGGCCCGGGCGAGCCCTACAACACGCAGATTGCAGCCAAGCTGCTGTTCTAAGCGGCACGACGGCCTCTTTCGCACCCTCTGCACCGCGAGAGGGGCCGCCGTATACTGGATTGTGATGAATTCGCCCGCCAATAGGACCTTCTACATCGAGACGTTCGGCTGCCAGATGAACGCCCACGATTCGGAAAAGGTCATCGGAACGCTGGAACACGAAGGCTACCGCCGCGTCGAGACCGAAGAAGACGCTGGCCTGATCCTGTACAACACCTGCTCCATCCGCGACAAAGCGGAGCAGAAGGTCTTCCATAGGCTGAACGAATACAAGCGCATGCAGGGCGAAGGCAAGCAGTTCGCCGTGCTTGGCTGCGTCGCGCAGCAAGAGGGTGAGAAGATTTTCGAGCGTGCACCGTACGTCTCGCTCGTCAGCGGCTCCGCTTCGTATCGCAACCTGCCGCAGATGCTGGATCGCCTGCAGGCCGGCGAGCAGCGCATCACCGGCCTCGACGACCGTCAGACCGACGAGACCTTCGACACCGAGTTCACGGCGCGCTCCAACCCGCATCGCGGCTACATCACCATCATCGAGGGCTGCGACAAGTTCTGCTCTTACTGCGTGGTGCCATACACCCGCGGCAAGGAACGTTCGCGCACGTCCGAGAGCATCCTGGCAGAAGCTCGTCGCATGGCCGACCAGGGCTACACCGACATCCAGTTGCTCGGTCAGAACGTGAACAGCTACCGCGACCCCAGCCTGCGGATGAGCTTCGCGGAGGTGCTCGCCGCCGTCGCCGCTCTGCCCGGTATCCGTCGTGTCCGCTTCACCACGTCGCACCCGCGCGACTTCACCCGTGACATTGTTGAGGCGATCGACACCATCCCCGCTATCTGCGACCACGTGCACCTGCCCGTGCAGTCGGGTTCGTCTGCCGTGCTCAAGGCAATGCAGCGTGAGTACACGCGCGAGTGGTACCTGGAACGGATCTCCTGGATCAAGAACGCAACCCGCGACATCAGCATGACGACCGACATCATCGTCGGCTTTCCCGGCGAAACCGACGATGACTTCGAACAGACCATGTCCCTGCTGGACGTAGCCGGCTACGACGCCGTCTACGCCTTCGCCTACTCGCCGCGTCCCAACACGCCTGCGATCACCATGGAAGACAGCATTCCCGAAGAGGTGAAGTCGGAGCGTCTGCAGCGTTTGTTGACGGCGCAACGCGAACGGCAGCGCGTCAGCTACTCGCGCCATCAGGGCCAAATCATGGACGTGATGGTCGAGGGCTACAATCGCCAGCGCGGCCAGATCACCGGGCGCTCCTCGCAGAACAAGACGGTGAACTTCACCACTACGCAGCCCATTCTTCCCGCACTTGGCAGCTACTGCCAGGTGCGCGTCACCGCCACGTACCCGAACAGCCTCGTGGCCGAGGCGGTGTCTGTACGATGAAGCCCGCACACACTTCCGCGCAGGAAGAGGTCGAGGTTCGGATTCGCGGCCTGATGATGGACCCGGTGACCAGCATGCCCATGATCGTTCTGAAGGACATCGGCGGCGACGCCGTGCTGCCGATTTGGGTCGGCATCTTCGAAGCAAACGCTATCGCGCTGGAGATCGAAAAGAACACCACGCCGCGTCCCATGACGCACGACCTGATTCGCAACATCCTGCGCGGCTTCGAGACGCACGTCACCCGCGTTGTCATCTCCGACCTGCGCGAAGACACCTTCTATGCCGTCATCTGGCTGGAACGGGGCGGCGAAACGCTCGCCATTGACGCGCGCCCCAGCGACGCGCTGGCGCTGGCCATGCGGGCCGATTGCCCTATCTTTGTCGCCCGCAGCGTTCTGGACAGCGCCAAGGCGAACAGTGCCGGACGGGACTCAGGCAACTCCGACGAACTGCGTCGCTGGCTTGAGAACCTGAACGACGACGATCTCGGCAAGTACAAGATGTAGGCTGCGTGAACAGCCGCTACTCTGGAAGCGTGCCGCACCCAACGAACTTTTTTCTTCCGCAGTATCAATCCGCACTCGGAACTGTGGTCCATGCCACGCCTTTGGTCGAGTTGCTGAAGCGGTCACTGCCGCAGGCGCGTGTCGTGGTTGCGAGCAGTGGTCTGGCCGAGCAGGTGTGGCAGGAAAATCCGCACCTCGAAAGGCTGTTGCACACGCCAAATCCTCTGCACGACCCTGTCGGTGCCGTGCGCGCCTTGCGTGCCGCACGCATGTTTGTCGGGGAACGGTACGTCACGTTGCTGACCACCGGCAACGAACGAACGAAGATCACCCTGGCTGCCGCGCTTGCGGGCCGGTCGCGTCGCATCGGCTTTGCCGTACACGGCGCGCTGGTTCAGCAGCATCTGGCGTTCGACTCTGCTCAGAGCCAGATTGAGAACAACCTTCGCCTGCTCGCCGCTGCGGGTGTTCCGCGTGATCCAGCGTGGCCGACCGAACCGCGCCTCTATCCTGGCTCAGCGGATCGGGCGTTTGCCGAGACCTTGCTGCAGGACGTTCGCCGCCCGCGCATTGCACTCGCAACGCAAACCTCTCCCACGCAACGCAAGAGCTGGTCGCAGGAGCGTTGGGTTGAGCTGGCACAGCGCTTGCGGTCGCTCTACGGAGCGGAACTCGTCTTCATCGGAGCGCCCGCTGAGACGGAGGCCATCGACGTTCTGCGAGCAAAGATCAGCTGCTCCACAACCTCGGCAGCGGGCAGGACCTCGATCCCGCAACTCGCGGCCGTCCTGAAGCAATGCGATCTGGGCATCATGCTCGACACGGGTCCGCTGCACGTCGCGCGAGGGGTTAACCTGCCTGCAGTGATCATTGCACCAGCGTGGTCGCCGGTGCATGAGTGGCTGCCGGTCGGCCATCCGCGTTATCGCATCCTGAAGAACGCAGACTTCCCAGCGCCCGCGCCGGACGACTACATCATCGATGAAGTCAGCGTAGGGGACGTGCTTGCTGCCACGTCCGACCTGCTTGCTACTGCGCGCCCAGCTGCCTCAGAAGAGGGAAGAACTCCGGAAAGCTGATCGCAGCAGCCTCGGCGCCGTGGATTGCCGTGTCGCTGGAGGCGCGCAGCGCGGCAATGCTGAACGCCATCGCGATGCGATGGTCGTCCCCGGAGTCGATCACACCCCCGTGCAGCGTCTGCCCGCCCGGCACGATCATGCCGTCTTCCAGTTCTTCCACTTCAGCTCCCATGTTGCGCAGATTGCGGACTACCAGCGCGATCCGATCCGATTCCTTCACACGCAACTCTTTCGCATCGCGAATGGTCACCCCGGTACGGGTATACGGCGCAACTGCCGCGAGCACAGGGAGTTCGTCGATCAACTGGGCCGAGAGCGAACCGGAGATTTCTGCGCCCTTCAAATCGGCCGAGCCATTCGCCTGCACCGTGCCGATCAGCTCGCCGTGTTTCTCCTCTAGGTTCAGCACCTGCAGACGAAGTCCCATGCTAACCAGCACGTCCAGCAATGCGCTGCGCGACGGGTTCATCCCCAGGTCGTCCAGCACCAGTTGCGACTCGGGAAAGAGCAGGGCAGCGCACAGGAAGAAAGCGGCAGAACTCAAGTCGCCAGGCACCGTCGCTTCAATCGCCTGCAGGGTCTGGCCGCCTGCAATCCGCACGCCTTCTGCATCGCGCTCCAGCTCCGCGCCAAACGCGCGCAGAGCGTGTTCGGAATGATCGCGTGTGCGCACGCTTTCCTTCAACTCGGTCAAGCCATTGGCCTGTAGACCGGCGAAGAGCACTGCCGTCTTCACCTGCGCAGAGGCGATCGGCGTTTCGAAGCGGATCGCCTGCAACGGCCCTCCATGGACCGTCATCGGGGCGTGTCCTTCGGTCAGGTCGATGCGTGCGCCCATCTGTTGTAGAGGTCCGCGAATACGTTCCATGGGGCGCTTGGTCAGAGAAGCGTCGCCCACGAAGCGAAATGTGCCCGCGTGCGGTGCTACCAGACCGGCCAGCATTCGCATGGTCGATCCGGAATTTCCGCAATCCAGGTCGCCGGCAGGCTGCGCAAAGGTTCCACCCACGCCCGTCACGCTGACCGCACCGCCCTCGTCGCGAACCGTGGCGCCAAGCTGCTCCATGCACTTCAACGAGCTATGCGGATCGGCACCCGTGCTGAAGTTCGCCAGCTTCGACGTGCCCTTCGCCAGGCCGGCCAGCATGGCGTAGCGGTGCGAAATGCTTTTGTCTCCTGGCAGTCGGACACTGCCGCGAAAGGAGCGAACTGGCGAAACGACTTCAATGTGCGTGTTCTCTTGCATACACACAGCAGGGTATCGCAGCGGAGCGCGAGCACCCACGCTTACCGCACGCGCAGAATCACCAGCGTCTCGTCGTCAAACCGCTCTGCGCCGCCCTGAAAGTCGTCCACAGCCTGGAACACCGCTGCAACCGCTGCTTCCGCAGACTCCGGCGCGGCACGCTGAAGCGACTCACAAATGCGATCCGAACCGAACATCTCGCCGTGCCGATCTTCCGCGTCGGATATGCCATCAGAGAAGAAGGTCACCATGTCACCCGGATCCGCAGTGACCACTACTTCGTCGTAGTCGGCTACGGGAAACAGGCCAAGCGGAAATCCCTCTGCCTTCAGCGTCTGCACCTTCGCCTCGCCGTTCACGCGTGTGAGCAACAGCGGCTGCACCGACCCGGCGTTTGCCACCCGCAAGGTGCGCGCGTTGTCGTCCCAAACGGCAAACAGCATGGTCACATACTGCGAGCTCAAGCGCCGCTCCTGCAACTGGTCGTTTAGCGCCTTCAGCATGGCGGCGGGAGACAGATGCTGAGCCGCCAGAAGCCGCAGGATGCCCATGACCAGGGCGGCGTACAGGGCCGCCGGCGCCGCCTTGCCACTCACATCACCGATGGCGATAGCGACGCGCCCAGGGCCGTACGGGATGAAGTCGTAAACATCTCCGCCGATGGAGCGCGCCGGCAGGAACTGGGCCGCAAACTCGGCGTGTGGCATGGAACTCGGCGGCGGTGGCAAGAGGCGCAACTGCACTTCGCGCGCCATTTGCAGATCGCGCTCCATACGCTGCTCTTCCTCAAAGATGCGCTCGTAGAGCCGTGCGTTCGAGATCGCGATTGCAATTTGCCCGGCCAGCGTGGTCAGCGTCCGCTGGTGTTCCTCGTTGTAGTAGTTCAGCCGCGTGTGCTCTACATCCAGCACGCCGATCACGCGCCCCTTGTACAGCAACGGCACGGCAAGCTCCGAGCGCACCTCTGCATTTACGGCAATGTAGCGAGGATCCTTGCGAACATCCGGCGCCAGCACCGGCTCGCGAAGCTGCGCCGCGCTTCCGATCAGTCCCACGCCGTACACAGCGCCCCGCTCTCGCCGAACACGCTCGCCATAGCGCGTGGAGAAGCGGTGCTCGAACTGCTGGGTGCGATCGCTCCACAGCAGGATGGTGAACATCTGAAAGTCCACCACCCGCTTCAGCAAGGAACCGATCCGTTCCAGGAGGTCGTCCAGGTCGAGAATGCTGGTGATCTCGCGACTGATGTCGTTCAGCACTGCCAGCGTCTGTGCCTGCCGCGACACGCGCGTGTAAAGCCGAGCGTTCTCAATGGAGACGGCGACACGGCTCGCGACCAGTTCCAGCAGGCGCTGCTGGTCGGTCGTGAAGGCGCCTACCTCCTCGGATTCGACATCGATCACACCGATCACGCGGTTCTTGCTGATCAATGGAACCGCCAACTCCGATCGCACATCGTTGTTCGCGTTGATGTAGCTCGGGTCCTCGCGAACATCGTTGACGAGCACCGCCCGGCGCGTCTGTGCCGCCCGGCCCACAATGCCTGCGCCCAGCTTTACCCGCGTCCGCTCAACCTCCGGTGCGTGCCCAATCTGGAATCGCATCCACAATTCCTGCGAACGCTCGTTGAGCAGCAGAATCGCAAAGATGCGGTACTGCACCACGGCGCGCACCAGGTCGCTCAGGCGCGTCATCAGCGTCTGCAGATCCAGCGTACTGTTCAGTGCATCGGCTAGCCGCAGCAGGAAGTCCACATGCGGCAGCGCAGCCGTGTCCTGAGGAATGCTCACGCGCGGCGGCTCCGTCTTTGCGGTCACCTGCGGATCGGTCGGGCGGTAGTCGCCTTCCATCTCTGGCCCGAAGAAATCGGGTCGCGACACGTGCACCTCCGATGCCGCCGATGGCTGCGCCGCGGTGCTGATCTCTACCCGGTCGTTCGTCCGCTTGGCCATCGTTGCCTGTTTAGTACCCGCTGGCTGCGGCAGCGGCTCCGCCTGCCAGCTCATTCACGATGGCGACAGAAGCGCTCGCGCCGATACGGTTCGCACCAGCCTCCAGCATGCGTATCGCGTCAGCCAGGGTGCGAATGCCACCCGAGGCCTTCACTCCGCAACGATCTCCGGCGATACTCCGCATCAGACGCAGATCAGGCACAGTCGCACCACCGCTCGCGAAGCCGGTGCTCGTCTTGATGAAGTCTGCACCGGCCGCCACGGATAGCTCGCTTGCTGCGCGCTTTTCGTCCTCAGTCAGCAAGGCTGTTTCGAGGATCACCTTCAGGATGCCACCACCATGCACCACGTCCGCAATTGCGGCGATCTCTTCCTGCACCGCCGCATGCATGCCGCTCTTTAGAAAGCCGATGTTGAGCACCATGTCCACATCGTGCGCGCCAGCGCGCAGCACCGCCTGCGCCTCGTCCACTTTGCTGCCGGACAGCGAAGCTCCTAACGGGAAGCCGATCACCACACCGACGGGAACGCCGCTTCCGTGCAGGCGATCCACGGCCAGCGGAACCCAGCATGGATTGACCATGGCGCACGCAAATTTGTATTCGGCGGCCTCTTCGCAGAGGCGCTCCACCTGGGCGCGCGTCGCCTCCGGCTTCAGCAGAGTATGGTCGAGCACAGCCGCCAGCTGCGCCGGGGTCAATGCTTGGTTCTGGGCTGGTGTCTGGGCTGGGGCGGGCATGTGTGTCTCCTGCTTCTCCTTCGGTCCACCGCGGGCGTTCCCCATTGTAGAGCGCACAGTTGGCAGGCTGTCTTGCCATTCTGAACCTCGGGCCGGGTTATGCTTGCACCATGCCCATCGATCCGATTGCGCTGACGCGTAAGCTCGTCGACATCGAATCGACGACGTACGACGAAGGCCGCTGCGGCGTTTTCCTCGCCGAATACCTCGAGTCACTCGGGTACGACGTCGAGCGCCAGCCAGTAGAACACGCTCCACTCGCTCCGGGCGCATCGCACTCTGGCCTGCCTCGCTTCAACGTCTACGCCCGCATGCCCGGCATCAATCCACTCGTTACCCTATCCACCCATTTCGACACAGTGCCGCCGTACTTTCCCTCATCGGAGGACGACGAGTACGTGTACGGCCGCGGATCCTGTGATGCGAAGGGCATTCTTGCTTCGCAGGTTGCCGCTGCAGAGAAGCTGCACAAGAACGGCACTCCCGTCGGTCTGCTGTATGTCGTTGGCGAAGAGCGGGACTCGGCCGGTGCCAAGGTCGCCAACCAGGATGGCCATGGTTCCAGGTTCCTTATCAACGGCGAGCCCACTGAGAATCAGCTCGCGCTGGCCACCAAGGGCGCTTTGCGAGTTGTGCTGACCGCCTCGGGCAAGATGGCGCACTCGGCTTATCCCGAGCTCGGCGAATCAGCGATCGACAAGCTCATTGACGTGCTGCACGATCTGCGCCAGGCCGATCTCCCCGTGGACGAGGAGATCGGACCATCCACGCTCAACGTGGGACTTATCTCCGGCGGCCGCGCTCCCAACGTGATCGCCGATGCGGCAGAGGCGCAATTGCTGATTCGGCTAGTTGGTCCATCGCAGCAGGTGAAAGACGTGATCGAGCCGATCATCGGCGACCGCTGCAAAGTCACTTACTCGTTGGACCTGGCTGCCGTGCGCATGAAGCGCATCGCAGGCTGGCCTACTATGGTTGCGAAGTACGCGACGGACATCTCGTCCTTAACTGCATGGGGCGAACCTCTGTTGCTCGGCCCCGGTACGATCCATGTCGCGCACACCGAACACGAGCGCGTGCTGAAGCGCGAACTGCTGGAAGCTGTCGATAAGTACGCGGAACTGGCAGCGTCGCTACTGCGCTGATCTTGCCCGCCTGCACGTTCCCTAGCGGCCGAAGCGACGGATCACAAACACGCCTGCACCGACCACGCTGACGGCACCGGCGAGCATGATCGCAATGGCGATGCGGTAGCTTTGCTGCTGCGCTGGATTGGTCTGCGACACCGTGTCGCGGCACTGACTGCAGCCCTGGGCCTCGGCGGCAGCACTGCAGAGTAGCATCGACCCGACCAGTAAACTCGCGCGCAGCTTATTGCCCATAGACGAGCAAAGCGAACAGGAATATCCAGAACACGCCCATGCTGTGCCAGTACCAGGCCGAGCAGTCCACAAGAATCTGACGCGACTCCAGCGACCGCACTGCCTTCATCCCAACCAGCGCGGCTGCCAGAAACAGAATGCCCAGCAGAAGGTGAACGCCGTGCACGCCAGTGATCAGGTAGAAGAAGTGTGTCGACGGGTTATCGCGGAAGGTCACGCGCTGCAGCTTCAGTTGACTCCACGCCGTCAACTGGCCCCATAGAAACGCGCCGCCCAGGACCGCCGAAATTGCAAGCCAGGGCAGAACGCGTCTGCGCGTCGGCGTTCCCAGCCCCAGCCACTCTTCCATCAGGTCAGACTCGCGGAACATGGCACGCCGAGCCAACTCCACCGACACCGACGAAAGCAGCAGCACCGCCGTGTTGATCCAGAGAATGGCCGGGATCTGGATCGGCAGCCAGCTATTGACCCATTGGTAGTTCGCGTTCACGTGCCCGGAGTGCTTGGTGACAAAAAAGGCGCTCACGATCGACACAAAGAACAACGCATCTCCGCCCAAGGCAAAGAAGATGCCGAGACGGTACCGCTGCAGGCGCTCCCGAGGGCCTCTCCTGCCTTGCGGCTGATTGCTCCAGTTGTCGTTGTCTCCACCGCCGCCGGTATGTTTCTCGTCGATGGGCGGGCGGCGGCCGCCGCCGGAATCACCCTCGTCGTAACGACGGGTCGGGCGCTGCTCCACTTCACCGGGATGCAGGATCGCTGGCATAGTGACTAAGCCGATACTACTCCGCCGTTGGCTCCGTGGCCCACTGCGGCAAAAATGGCGCTCCGCTTTCGTCGGTGTCAGCGAAAACGGCGCGATGATCGGCCGGCTGCGACGGTAGACCGTACTCGCACGGCGCCCGATGGCAGATCAGATCGGTGTCCTGAGGCGCCCATTCCATGGTCGTCGACAACCATGAGTTCGGTGTCGCCGGCTGACCTCGCCTCCAACTCCGGATCACGTTGGCGACCCACAGCAACTGTCCGGTCGCGAGCAGGATTGCGCTCGCCGTGATGTGACGCTCCAGCGGCAAGGTCGAGCGAACCAGCGCGCCCGCGACCCCGGCAAGCCCGTCGAGTTGCGCGTAGTGCCGGGGCTCGCCAGACAGGCCGGTCAGCAGCATAGGGAAGAACGTGTTGTAGGCGAAAAACACCGTCCACCAGAAATGCCAGCGTCCCAAGCGCTCGCTCAGCATGCGGCCGGTCATCAGCGGAAACCAGTACGCTACGCCGGCAAAGATTCCGAAGAGCGCGGCCATCGCCATGATCAGGTGAAAGTGACCGACGACGAAGAATGTGTTGTGCAGGTAGGAATCGAGCGCTGGCTGTGC contains:
- the aroA gene encoding 3-phosphoshikimate 1-carboxyvinyltransferase; protein product: MQENTHIEVVSPVRSFRGSVRLPGDKSISHRYAMLAGLAKGTSKLANFSTGADPHSSLKCMEQLGATVRDEGGAVSVTGVGGTFAQPAGDLDCGNSGSTMRMLAGLVAPHAGTFRFVGDASLTKRPMERIRGPLQQMGARIDLTEGHAPMTVHGGPLQAIRFETPIASAQVKTAVLFAGLQANGLTELKESVRTRDHSEHALRAFGAELERDAEGVRIAGGQTLQAIEATVPGDLSSAAFFLCAALLFPESQLVLDDLGMNPSRSALLDVLVSMGLRLQVLNLEEKHGELIGTVQANGSADLKGAEISGSLSAQLIDELPVLAAVAPYTRTGVTIRDAKELRVKESDRIALVVRNLRNMGAEVEELEDGMIVPGGQTLHGGVIDSGDDHRIAMAFSIAALRASSDTAIHGAEAAAISFPEFFPLLRQLGAQ
- a CDS encoding copper resistance protein CopC, with protein sequence MLLCSAAAEAQGCSQCRDTVSQTNPAQQQSYRIAIAIMLAGAVSVVGAGVFVIRRFGR
- a CDS encoding glycosyltransferase family 9 protein, whose translation is MPHPTNFFLPQYQSALGTVVHATPLVELLKRSLPQARVVVASSGLAEQVWQENPHLERLLHTPNPLHDPVGAVRALRAARMFVGERYVTLLTTGNERTKITLAAALAGRSRRIGFAVHGALVQQHLAFDSAQSQIENNLRLLAAAGVPRDPAWPTEPRLYPGSADRAFAETLLQDVRRPRIALATQTSPTQRKSWSQERWVELAQRLRSLYGAELVFIGAPAETEAIDVLRAKISCSTTSAAGRTSIPQLAAVLKQCDLGIMLDTGPLHVARGVNLPAVIIAPAWSPVHEWLPVGHPRYRILKNADFPAPAPDDYIIDEVSVGDVLAATSDLLATARPAASEEGRTPES
- a CDS encoding M20/M25/M40 family metallo-hydrolase; translated protein: MPIDPIALTRKLVDIESTTYDEGRCGVFLAEYLESLGYDVERQPVEHAPLAPGASHSGLPRFNVYARMPGINPLVTLSTHFDTVPPYFPSSEDDEYVYGRGSCDAKGILASQVAAAEKLHKNGTPVGLLYVVGEERDSAGAKVANQDGHGSRFLINGEPTENQLALATKGALRVVLTASGKMAHSAYPELGESAIDKLIDVLHDLRQADLPVDEEIGPSTLNVGLISGGRAPNVIADAAEAQLLIRLVGPSQQVKDVIEPIIGDRCKVTYSLDLAAVRMKRIAGWPTMVAKYATDISSLTAWGEPLLLGPGTIHVAHTEHERVLKRELLEAVDKYAELAASLLR
- the miaB gene encoding tRNA (N6-isopentenyl adenosine(37)-C2)-methylthiotransferase MiaB codes for the protein MNSPANRTFYIETFGCQMNAHDSEKVIGTLEHEGYRRVETEEDAGLILYNTCSIRDKAEQKVFHRLNEYKRMQGEGKQFAVLGCVAQQEGEKIFERAPYVSLVSGSASYRNLPQMLDRLQAGEQRITGLDDRQTDETFDTEFTARSNPHRGYITIIEGCDKFCSYCVVPYTRGKERSRTSESILAEARRMADQGYTDIQLLGQNVNSYRDPSLRMSFAEVLAAVAALPGIRRVRFTTSHPRDFTRDIVEAIDTIPAICDHVHLPVQSGSSAVLKAMQREYTREWYLERISWIKNATRDISMTTDIIVGFPGETDDDFEQTMSLLDVAGYDAVYAFAYSPRPNTPAITMEDSIPEEVKSERLQRLLTAQRERQRVSYSRHQGQIMDVMVEGYNRQRGQITGRSSQNKTVNFTTTQPILPALGSYCQVRVTATYPNSLVAEAVSVR
- a CDS encoding bifunctional nuclease family protein, producing the protein MKPAHTSAQEEVEVRIRGLMMDPVTSMPMIVLKDIGGDAVLPIWVGIFEANAIALEIEKNTTPRPMTHDLIRNILRGFETHVTRVVISDLREDTFYAVIWLERGGETLAIDARPSDALALAMRADCPIFVARSVLDSAKANSAGRDSGNSDELRRWLENLNDDDLGKYKM
- the deoC gene encoding deoxyribose-phosphate aldolase; translation: MPAPAQTPAQNQALTPAQLAAVLDHTLLKPEATRAQVERLCEEAAEYKFACAMVNPCWVPLAVDRLHGSGVPVGVVIGFPLGASLSGSKVDEAQAVLRAGAHDVDMVLNIGFLKSGMHAAVQEEIAAIADVVHGGGILKVILETALLTEDEKRAASELSVAAGADFIKTSTGFASGGATVPDLRLMRSIAGDRCGVKASGGIRTLADAIRMLEAGANRIGASASVAIVNELAGGAAAAASGY
- a CDS encoding cytochrome c oxidase subunit 3 produces the protein MPAILHPGEVEQRPTRRYDEGDSGGGRRPPIDEKHTGGGGDNDNWSNQPQGRRGPRERLQRYRLGIFFALGGDALFFVSIVSAFFVTKHSGHVNANYQWVNSWLPIQIPAILWINTAVLLLSSVSVELARRAMFRESDLMEEWLGLGTPTRRRVLPWLAISAVLGGAFLWGQLTAWSQLKLQRVTFRDNPSTHFFYLITGVHGVHLLLGILFLAAALVGMKAVRSLESRQILVDCSAWYWHSMGVFWIFLFALLVYGQ
- a CDS encoding SpoIIE family protein phosphatase codes for the protein MAKRTNDRVEISTAAQPSAASEVHVSRPDFFGPEMEGDYRPTDPQVTAKTEPPRVSIPQDTAALPHVDFLLRLADALNSTLDLQTLMTRLSDLVRAVVQYRIFAILLLNERSQELWMRFQIGHAPEVERTRVKLGAGIVGRAAQTRRAVLVNDVREDPSYINANNDVRSELAVPLISKNRVIGVIDVESEEVGAFTTDQQRLLELVASRVAVSIENARLYTRVSRQAQTLAVLNDISREITSILDLDDLLERIGSLLKRVVDFQMFTILLWSDRTQQFEHRFSTRYGERVRRERGAVYGVGLIGSAAQLREPVLAPDVRKDPRYIAVNAEVRSELAVPLLYKGRVIGVLDVEHTRLNYYNEEHQRTLTTLAGQIAIAISNARLYERIFEEEQRMERDLQMAREVQLRLLPPPPSSMPHAEFAAQFLPARSIGGDVYDFIPYGPGRVAIAIGDVSGKAAPAALYAALVMGILRLLAAQHLSPAAMLKALNDQLQERRLSSQYVTMLFAVWDDNARTLRVANAGSVQPLLLTRVNGEAKVQTLKAEGFPLGLFPVADYDEVVVTADPGDMVTFFSDGISDAEDRHGEMFGSDRICESLQRAAPESAEAAVAAVFQAVDDFQGGAERFDDETLVILRVR